CTAGTGCCCTCACGAAGCGAATGGCGCAGCGTAGGCGACGACTCCAGCAGGCAATGATGCCGCCGAATCGAGAGTCAGCGCCATGACGGCTTCGTCCGGCGATCCATCGCTCGTTGTGATATCGAAAGTGGAAGCACGCTGGAATCCGAATCGTGGATAGTAGTCAGGATGGCCCACGACGACGACATGCCGCTCATTGAGCCGCTGCGCCGCTTCAAGAGCTGCGCGGATTGCGGCCGAACCGTAGCCTTGCCTCTGCCGCTGTGGCCACACCGAAACCGGCCCCAATAGCAGTGACGGTGCCTCTCCGATGTGGCACCTTGATAAGAGGGCATGGCCCATGATCGCACCAGTATCGTCGAGAGCCAGAACGGACAGGCCCTCAATCCATGCCCGATCGAGGCGCAGCCTGTCGACGATGGACGCCTCGAGATCTGTGGGGAAAGCCGCCAACGTCAGATCTCGAACAATGCGTATGTCTAGAGCCCGCTCGGCCCTTGTCGCATGTTCATTCATCGATTTTCCTTTACTGATGAGTCGCCTCCGTCCGCCGGTGCAGAGGAAGCCGCACAGGCCAACCACCCCACTGAGTGTCGGCATCAACCATCGATGCGCCACGGTTCTCACCCTTTTTCGGAGCTTGTGCAGATATTGACGAGTCTCAAACGTCAACCGCCCCGACAAAGACGACTGACGACGAAGGCTCCGATTCCGAAAGCGCGAATCATTGCCTCGACTCCCACTCCAGCGAAGTGATAGTCACTGTCAGAATTATGTCGCAGGAGACTTCTAAGTGCAAGTGACTTTCATTTTTTCTCGGCTGGAGACTGGCTCAGACCCGCACAAGCCCACCGTGCCTCAGTAACGTCGCCCGGAACCTGCGCAAACCGTCTGCCACCCGAAACCCAATGCAAGTTACTGTCACTACCGCATATAGTCGCTTTTCATGGACCACAAGCCAGGACGACGCAGGACGAAGCGCCTCAAAGCCATGCAGCACGTTCAGACGGTCGCCCTCCGTCTTTTCGATCAGAACGGATTTCGAGCCGTGACGATTGAACAGGTCGCAGAGGCTGCCGACGTCTCGGAGAGCTCTATCTATCGTTATTTCGGAACGAAAGAGGGGATAGTGCTCGCTGACCCAGACTTTCCGAACCAAGTCTTGAGTACCGACGCTTCGCCAGTGGCCGAGAGAGGTGCCGGGCAGACAGACCAAGAACTTGTTGATCGAGTTCAGAGCACTCTGGTCACGGCTCTGAATACTCGTGCAAGGGATCCGATCGTCCAAGATCGTCTGCGATACCTTGTGGAAGTCCCCGATCTGCAGGCTGCTCTCGCACTCGATCTGCATCGGCGCATTCGCGAACTGACGCACATGGCCGGCGGAGATGGAACGTCCGGGTCGATGAGCTTCGATGCTGAGATCGCGATCAGTGCAACTTACGGCGCCGTGCTCGGTGCATTGCAGCATTGGAGGAACGTCGGTTTCGAGGCTCCACTCGATGAGCTCTTGGATCGTGCAATCGAGAGGATCAACACTGGACTTGCTGCCGATGACTCGACTGCCGACACGCCGTCAGACCGCTGCCGCGAGTGAACAGGAGCGGTTCAGGCCAGCATTCACCGAAATGGGTGCTTTGAAGCGACTCGGGCGGGTCACCACTGCCTGGACATTCGCAGCTTCTCAGGGTTGACGACGCCGTATGCGCGTCGCACCAGACCGCTGTCGGGGTCAGCCTCGAAGGCAAGCACGGAAATTATCTGCCCGTCACGATCGCGGAGGACGACAGCTGGTTCAGTACCCGCCATCCACGCTCGATCAAAAGAGGCATACCGCGGACCGACGCTGGCCATGAGCCACGCAACCTTCGTTGCACCGTAGATCGGCTTCAGCGCCGCGGGCGCTTTCCCGCCGCCGTCGTTGTACAAGATCGCGTCAGGAGCCACGACTTCGAGCAATGCGTCCATGTCTCCTCCGAGCGCGGCGTCGAGGAACCTCCTGGCAGCAGCTTCGGCGGTCGACGGATCTGCTGTGAACCGCGGGCGACGTGCACGCACGTGTTCACGGGCTCGCTGGGCAAGCTTGCGCACAGAGGCAGAAGAGCGATTGAGAATCCGGGCGATCTCATCGTAGTCGAATCGAAAGGCTTCACGGAGCACAAATGTCGCCCTCTCCAGCGGCGAGAGCGTCTCCAGAACGACGAGCATGCCGAGAGTGATGTCCTCCGAGTCAACAAAATTCTCAGACGGGTCTTTGTCGCTGACCAACGGTTCGGGCAACCACACTCCGACATAGTCCTCTCGCCGCCGTTTCTGCGCGCGCAGTTCATCCACTGCGAGGTTGGTGGCGACTCGCACGAGAAAGGCACGGGGACGGACAATATCGTCCCTTCGGCGGCGGTCCCACTTCAACCAAGACTCCTGCACGATATCTTCGGCCCCGGACACCGACCCGAGGATGCTGTAGGCCACCCGAAACAGCAGACCACGATGCTTATCGAAGACCGATTCCACCTCGCCACCTCTCTGCCGAACGTCTCAACCGAGCCTGCCATAAGTCCACGCACTGAGAAACCCGTTCGAACCGGACATGTCACAGAATCGGGACGCTTTTCGTCCTATGGATGATTGGAAAGGAGAACCAATGCAAAGTACATGGCCTGTGCGCACCACAGTGCTGATCACCGCGCTGTCGATGGTCTTCTTCGGCGTCTGGGCACGGTGGGACCCTGCTGGCTTCGCCAACCACGCCGGCTGGCCGAATCATATCCACTTCCTCCACGATGCAGGGGTATTTCAGATCGGGATCGGGCTCACCCTGCTGGCGACTCTGATATGGAAAGACGCTATTGCCGTGGGGCTGGGCGGCTTCAGCCTGACCAATTCACTCCACGCACTCAACCACGCCCAAGACCTCCACCTGGGAGGCAACCCCACCGACCCGTGGCTCTTATTCGCGCTCTCGATAGTTGGCCTCATCGGATTCGGCCTTCGCATCCGCCAACTGCGCAACTCGGCGATGGCCTCCGAAGCAGACGGGAGAAGATCGTGAAAGTGCTGCTCGCGGGCGCCACTGGCACTATCGGCAAACCTCTCGTAGCGCGCCTGCGCGAGGCCGGTCATACAGTCATCGGCATCTCACGATCTGCCACCGGAGCCGAGTGGCTGGAACACGAGGGCGCGACGGCGATCCACGCCGATGTACTCGACCGAGTGGACCTCCTGCGAGCGGTGGCCGGAACACGAGCCGATGCTGTCATCCACCAGGCCACAGCGCTCAAGGGTCTCCCTGTGTTCCACCGTGACCTCCATGCGACTGACCGACTGCGCGATGAAGGCACATCCGCACTGGTCGAGGCCGCTCAGCGGATCGGCGCGACTCGGTTCGTCACCCAATCATTCTTCCTCGGGTACGGCTACAGAGATCTCGGAGAAGACCTGGTGACGGAGGAAACAGAGTTCGGCCAGAGTGATCGAAACCGTGCCGTCGAACGCCACCTCGCTTCGATGCGCACCAATGAATCACTGGTGCGCACCAACCGAAGTTTCGATGGCATCGCACTTCGCTTCGGAATGTTCTACGGGCCCGAACCCTCGACTCGAGAGCTTCTGTCGCTGGCGGCGAAGGGGTGGCTGCCTGTGCCGAAGCCTTCAGGGACGGTCTCCCTCATCCACATCTACGACGCGGCTGAGGCCACGGTGGCGGCTTTGGAGCAGGGCAAAGCCGGCGAGGCTTACAACATCTGCGATGACCTGCCCGTCAGCTTCTCCGCATACATCTCTGCACTTGCGAATCAGATCGGGGCGCGCCGCCCTGCAGAAGTCCCCGGCTG
The Brevibacterium marinum genome window above contains:
- a CDS encoding TetR/AcrR family transcriptional regulator, whose product is MDHKPGRRRTKRLKAMQHVQTVALRLFDQNGFRAVTIEQVAEAADVSESSIYRYFGTKEGIVLADPDFPNQVLSTDASPVAERGAGQTDQELVDRVQSTLVTALNTRARDPIVQDRLRYLVEVPDLQAALALDLHRRIRELTHMAGGDGTSGSMSFDAEIAISATYGAVLGALQHWRNVGFEAPLDELLDRAIERINTGLAADDSTADTPSDRCRE
- a CDS encoding GNAT family N-acetyltransferase; translation: MPTLSGVVGLCGFLCTGGRRRLISKGKSMNEHATRAERALDIRIVRDLTLAAFPTDLEASIVDRLRLDRAWIEGLSVLALDDTGAIMGHALLSRCHIGEAPSLLLGPVSVWPQRQRQGYGSAAIRAALEAAQRLNERHVVVVGHPDYYPRFGFQRASTFDITTSDGSPDEAVMALTLDSAASLPAGVVAYAAPFAS
- the sigJ gene encoding RNA polymerase sigma factor SigJ, with the translated sequence MESVFDKHRGLLFRVAYSILGSVSGAEDIVQESWLKWDRRRRDDIVRPRAFLVRVATNLAVDELRAQKRRREDYVGVWLPEPLVSDKDPSENFVDSEDITLGMLVVLETLSPLERATFVLREAFRFDYDEIARILNRSSASVRKLAQRAREHVRARRPRFTADPSTAEAAARRFLDAALGGDMDALLEVVAPDAILYNDGGGKAPAALKPIYGATKVAWLMASVGPRYASFDRAWMAGTEPAVVLRDRDGQIISVLAFEADPDSGLVRRAYGVVNPEKLRMSRQW
- a CDS encoding NAD-dependent epimerase/dehydratase family protein, which codes for MKVLLAGATGTIGKPLVARLREAGHTVIGISRSATGAEWLEHEGATAIHADVLDRVDLLRAVAGTRADAVIHQATALKGLPVFHRDLHATDRLRDEGTSALVEAAQRIGATRFVTQSFFLGYGYRDLGEDLVTEETEFGQSDRNRAVERHLASMRTNESLVRTNRSFDGIALRFGMFYGPEPSTRELLSLAAKGWLPVPKPSGTVSLIHIYDAAEATVAALEQGKAGEAYNICDDLPVSFSAYISALANQIGARRPAEVPGWLLKPASYLHAMIVDTRVRMGNEKAKAELGWSPTYSTYREGLARTL